In one window of Gossypium arboreum isolate Shixiya-1 chromosome 4, ASM2569848v2, whole genome shotgun sequence DNA:
- the LOC108457731 gene encoding zinc finger CCCH domain-containing protein 11-like has translation MPPKQQGKSKADLAKKQKVVEDKTFGLKNKNKSKNVQKYVQNLQQSVQPKADPSKVAAKKKKEEEKAREKELNDLFKIAVTQPKVPPGVDPKSIVCEFFKAGQCTKGFKCKFSHDLNVQRKGEKIDIYSDKRDQETMEDWDQETLEKVVESKKTEYNQNKPTEIVCKHFLEAVEKKQYGWFWVCPNGGKDCHYRHALPPGYVLKSQMKALLEEESEKITIEEEIENQRSKTTSSTPMTTELFMQWKTKKMEEREVSLAAQRADRAKNDRMSGRELFLSDASLFVDDAEAYEAYHREEPEDTEQKGKDDTTAAGPSGTASAAADSEDILLDDDDDDDELNMDELNELEASLSRTSIQIQEPGNPASS, from the exons ATGCCACCAAAGCAGCAAGGGAAATCGAAAGCCGATTTGGCGAAGAAGCAAAAAGTGGTTGAAGACAAAACCTTTGGATTGAAGAACAAAAACAAAAGCAAAAATGTTCAGAAATATGTTCAAAATCTCCAGCAGTCCGTTCAACCCAAAGCCGACCCGTCTAAAGTCGCTGCTAAG aaaaagaaagaagaagagaaagcTAGGGAGAAGGAGTTAAATGATTTGTTTAAAATTGCTGTTACACAACCAAAAGTGCCTCCTG GAGTGGATCCCAAGTCCATAGTGTGCGAATTTTTTAAAGCAGGACAATGTACGAAAGGGTTTAAGTGCAAGTTCTCtcatgatttgaatgttcaacgGAAGGGTGAGAAGATTGATATTTACAGTGATAAGCGTGATCAAG AAACGATGGAGGACTGGGATCAAGAGACACTTGAGAAGGTTGTTGAATCAAAGAAAACAGAGTATAACCAGAATAAGCCCACCGAGATT GTGTGCAAACACTTTCTGGAAGCTGTTGAAAAGAAACAGTATGGTTGGTTCTGGGTATGCCCAAATGGTGGCAAGGATTGTCACTACAGACATGCCCTTCCACCTggatatgttttgaaatctcaaaTGAAAGCTCTTTTGGAGGAAGAGAGTGAGAAGATTACTATTGAGGAAGAGATTGAAAACCAG CGTTCTAAAACAACGTCATCGACACCAATGACTACCGAGCTATTTATGCAATGGAAGACGAAAAAGATGGAAGAAAGAGAGGTTAGTTTGGCTGCACAACGAGCAGACAGGGCTAAGAATGATCGCATGAG TGGTCGTGAATTGTTTCTATCGGATGCAAGTTTATTTGTGGATGATGCTGAGGCGTATGAGGCATACCATAGAGAAGAACCTGAGGATACTGAGCAGAAG GGCAAGGATGACACAACGGCAGCTGGGCCGAGTGGCACAGCTAGTGCAGCTGCTGATTCTGAAGATATCCTTCTTGATGATGACGACGACGATGATGAACTTAACATGGATGAGCTGAATGAACTTGAAGCTAGTTTGTCAAGAACATCCATTCAAATTCAGGAACCAGGTAATCCAGCTTCATCTTGA